A window of the Candidatus Bathyarchaeota archaeon genome harbors these coding sequences:
- a CDS encoding M20/M25/M40 family metallo-hydrolase codes for MFEVDLLSKLVEIDTDSMEKKNYEAIVEVIRGEAEDLGLETSIHDGAGEAGDSRPRPNILVELDGGLDRTLIIAAHYDTVPPGDGWSYPPHKLTLIGDEAYGRGAADDKSSIAAALGALRLLSERGSSKMNILLAATCDEEVGGEAGLGYLARKGVITGDYGLVLDASPDAVYAGACGIVWGKIIVEGVQGHAAYPHEALNPIDEAVKAFTSLRRFSRERERIYSRLSAPPNSPHRKVWGRFTLTMLNAGWKENVIPRVCEARFDMRICPDEDPQEAIDKLNSFIGALKPRIKAEISCEVDKVWPPYYTDPSHVFIEAFRRAASKAAKHRLGIAGELVANDGRWLAGLGIPTISFGALRKCTHIHGVDEHVHVSDLILVRDSIVNLAEEGVPRDA; via the coding sequence TTGTTCGAGGTGGATCTCCTCTCTAAACTTGTGGAGATAGACACGGATTCCATGGAGAAAAAGAATTATGAGGCTATAGTGGAGGTTATCAGGGGGGAAGCTGAGGATCTCGGCTTGGAGACGAGCATCCATGATGGAGCTGGGGAAGCTGGGGATTCGAGGCCCCGCCCCAACATCCTGGTGGAGCTTGACGGCGGCTTGGATAGGACGCTGATCATAGCGGCCCATTACGATACGGTCCCCCCAGGGGATGGATGGAGTTATCCCCCCCACAAGCTCACTTTGATAGGCGATGAGGCGTATGGGAGGGGGGCTGCCGACGATAAGAGCAGTATAGCCGCCGCCCTTGGAGCCCTAAGATTATTATCTGAGAGGGGGAGCTCCAAGATGAACATCCTTTTAGCGGCGACCTGCGACGAGGAGGTGGGGGGTGAGGCGGGGCTGGGATATCTAGCTAGGAAAGGGGTGATAACCGGGGACTACGGCTTAGTGTTGGATGCATCCCCCGACGCCGTCTACGCTGGGGCGTGCGGGATAGTCTGGGGTAAAATAATTGTGGAGGGTGTACAGGGGCATGCAGCTTACCCTCATGAAGCCCTGAACCCCATAGATGAAGCTGTGAAGGCGTTTACTTCCTTGAGGAGGTTCTCGAGGGAGAGGGAGAGGATATACTCCCGGCTGTCGGCTCCTCCAAATTCTCCACATAGAAAAGTATGGGGGAGATTCACGTTGACGATGCTGAACGCGGGATGGAAGGAGAACGTGATCCCAAGGGTATGCGAGGCGAGGTTTGATATGAGGATCTGTCCAGATGAGGATCCTCAGGAGGCCATCGATAAGTTGAACAGCTTCATAGGGGCTTTAAAGCCCAGGATTAAAGCGGAGATATCATGCGAGGTTGACAAGGTTTGGCCCCCGTACTATACGGATCCCAGCCACGTTTTCATAGAGGCTTTTAGGAGGGCGGCTTCAAAGGCCGCCAAACACAGGCTGGGCATAGCCGGAGAACTCGTGGCCAACGATGGCCGCTGGCTTGCAGGGCTTGGGATACCCACCATAAGTTTCGGAGCCCTGAGGAAATGCACCCATATACACGGTGTGGATGAGCACGTCCACGTCTCAGATCTAATCCTGGTCAGGGACTCCATAGTTAACCTGGCAGAGGAAGGGGTTCCGAGGGACGCCTAG
- the asnS gene encoding asparagine--tRNA ligase has translation MSEVFEGGPRDESVRVRGWLHGKRSSGGVHFLLLRDGTGIIQCTVHKGDIPEDEFKSIEKIPLESVLSVSGDVREDPRAPGGLELSVRGIGIIRVAEEGYPIARKYHGPEFLLDHRHLYLRNEKMQAVMRVRAAILEAAREWLRDNGYTEAHMPILITAACEGGSTLFEVKYFDRKAYLTQSWQLYAEATIASLGKIYTVAPSFRAERSRTRRHLTEYWHLEVEAPWYDLEDIMKVQEELLSYICRRVASERGRDLKLHGRDPSDLMDVNPPFERITYDEALEKLRGIGVNHNWGEDLGWEQEKRLAAMFDKPFFVTHYPKTAKAFYHKPDPSNPSVTLSADLLAPEGYGEITGGGQRIDDLDQLIQRIREEGLNLEDYRWYVELRRYGSVPHSGFGMGLERVLMWMCRLSHIRDAIAFPRLINRVYP, from the coding sequence ATCTCAGAGGTTTTTGAAGGAGGCCCCAGGGATGAATCGGTCAGGGTCAGGGGGTGGCTCCACGGGAAACGCTCGAGCGGCGGCGTCCACTTCCTGCTTTTAAGGGATGGCACCGGCATAATACAGTGCACCGTCCATAAGGGGGATATCCCCGAGGACGAGTTCAAATCCATCGAGAAGATACCCCTGGAATCCGTCCTCAGCGTCTCCGGAGATGTCAGGGAGGACCCGAGGGCTCCAGGGGGATTGGAGCTATCCGTCAGGGGGATCGGTATAATCCGTGTGGCTGAGGAAGGCTACCCGATAGCTAGGAAATATCACGGCCCCGAGTTTCTCCTGGATCATAGACATCTATATCTTAGGAACGAGAAGATGCAGGCCGTTATGAGGGTTAGGGCGGCGATACTCGAGGCGGCGAGGGAGTGGCTTAGAGACAACGGATATACAGAGGCGCATATGCCCATCCTCATAACGGCGGCGTGCGAGGGGGGATCGACCCTCTTCGAGGTGAAATACTTCGACCGTAAGGCCTATCTCACGCAGAGCTGGCAGCTCTACGCGGAGGCCACGATAGCATCCCTCGGAAAGATATATACGGTGGCCCCATCCTTCAGGGCGGAGCGGTCTAGAACCAGGAGGCACCTAACCGAGTATTGGCATCTGGAGGTGGAGGCCCCATGGTACGACCTCGAGGACATAATGAAGGTTCAGGAGGAGCTCCTCTCATACATATGCCGTAGAGTAGCCTCTGAGAGGGGGAGGGATTTAAAGCTCCACGGCAGGGATCCCTCAGACCTGATGGATGTTAACCCTCCCTTCGAGAGGATAACCTACGATGAGGCATTGGAAAAGTTGAGGGGCATCGGTGTGAACCATAATTGGGGCGAGGACCTAGGCTGGGAACAAGAGAAGCGGCTGGCAGCCATGTTCGATAAACCTTTCTTCGTGACCCATTATCCTAAAACTGCGAAGGCGTTTTATCATAAGCCTGACCCCTCGAATCCTTCTGTGACCCTTTCAGCCGACCTGCTCGCACCGGAGGGTTACGGCGAAATAACCGGGGGAGGGCAAAGGATAGATGATCTAGATCAGCTCATCCAGAGGATACGGGAGGAGGGCCTGAACCTGGAGGACTATAGATGGTACGTGGAGCTTCGAAGATACGGCTCCGTCCCCCATTCCGGTTTCGGGATGGGGCTGGAGCGGGTCCTGATGTGGATGTGCAGGCTCAGCCACATCAGGGATGCCATAGCCTTCCCGAGACTCATAAACCGCGTCTACCCATGA
- a CDS encoding transcriptional regulator: MRREPDEASTKTFLEIIQKLETIIQRLDALAEKIDKLSLEKPREKEPRSLPMDVATLLSLPDHLRKTALILCNLGEATAEMVAKETGRARAAESDYLNQLASRGYIKKKRIGRKVYFQV, translated from the coding sequence TTGAGGCGGGAACCCGACGAAGCTTCGACGAAGACGTTCCTCGAAATAATCCAGAAGCTGGAGACGATAATTCAGAGATTAGACGCCTTAGCGGAGAAGATAGATAAACTCTCCCTTGAAAAACCACGGGAGAAGGAGCCCAGAAGCCTGCCGATGGACGTGGCGACGCTGTTATCATTACCCGATCATCTAAGGAAGACAGCCCTAATCCTCTGCAACTTAGGGGAGGCCACGGCGGAGATGGTGGCGAAGGAGACCGGGAGGGCGAGGGCCGCCGAAAGCGACTACCTGAACCAGCTGGCATCCAGGGGATACATAAAGAAGAAGAGGATAGGCAGGAAGGTGTACTTCCAAGTCTAA
- a CDS encoding MinD/ParA family protein — protein sequence MDELGLGICLHSYKGGTGKTTIAANIAAYLAGRGLKICILDYDFRAPSLHIIFKENPKRWVNDYLNGRCEFEDVLHKLSGKYRLGGELTAGFADPSSEALRDMLAKDRKWEMNALKRTIKAKRTVLDDLGYDLFILDTSPGIQYSSVNAVVASDQVLLVMKGDEFDLEGTRELVKGVYEPLGRRAKLIINKIPVKEVGAKLADETVAHIVESLNLELLGRLPCDCILMFEGGKHLFVLENEEHPFSKSIEEIAEKIRALTRTPS from the coding sequence ATGGATGAATTGGGTTTAGGGATATGTCTACACTCCTATAAGGGGGGTACGGGGAAGACGACCATCGCGGCCAACATAGCCGCATACCTAGCCGGGAGGGGCCTCAAGATATGCATATTAGACTACGACTTTAGGGCCCCGAGCCTCCACATAATATTTAAAGAGAACCCTAAAAGATGGGTTAATGATTATTTAAATGGAAGATGCGAATTCGAGGACGTACTCCATAAGCTCTCAGGGAAGTACAGGCTCGGAGGAGAGTTGACGGCGGGCTTCGCCGACCCGTCCTCGGAGGCTTTACGGGACATGCTAGCCAAGGATAGGAAATGGGAGATGAACGCCCTGAAAAGGACTATAAAGGCGAAGAGAACCGTACTCGACGATCTAGGATACGACCTGTTCATCCTAGATACAAGCCCTGGCATACAATACTCATCCGTGAACGCCGTGGTGGCCTCAGACCAGGTGCTACTAGTGATGAAGGGGGATGAATTCGACCTGGAGGGCACCAGGGAGCTCGTGAAAGGGGTATACGAGCCCTTAGGCCGGAGGGCGAAGCTGATAATAAATAAGATACCCGTCAAGGAGGTGGGCGCTAAACTGGCGGATGAAACGGTGGCTCACATCGTGGAGTCGCTGAATCTGGAGCTGCTGGGCAGGTTACCGTGCGATTGCATCCTCATGTTCGAGGGAGGGAAACACCTGTTCGTACTGGAGAACGAGGAGCATCCCTTCTCAAAGTCGATAGAGGAGATCGCCGAGAAGATTAGAGCTTTGACTCGTACTCCCTCCTAA
- the nucS gene encoding endonuclease NucS encodes MEACSDPGLRVFQAPTVELAVEALREGFRKGELTIIIGCLRVDYHGRARSKLGFGERIAILKPDGALLIHRPRGHSPVNWQPPGSKFDVKSSDGKVVIDAERSNPFERVTLTFNRIDLLVSSRLKDEAEFSLYVDEHDIRDALVLEPDLFEDGFRIITKEKKVPSGFVDLFGVDKRGRLTVIEVKKGVAGRESLIQLKRYIDDLKRRGDADLRGVILASGLAKGCRGLMESLGLEFKRVNSKRCYEALMRHRREGFQLDLSRWFRSS; translated from the coding sequence GTGGAGGCATGTTCCGATCCGGGATTGAGGGTGTTTCAGGCGCCCACCGTTGAATTAGCCGTGGAGGCCTTGAGGGAGGGCTTCAGGAAAGGCGAACTAACGATCATAATCGGCTGTTTAAGGGTGGACTATCACGGGAGGGCTAGGTCCAAGCTAGGATTTGGAGAGCGTATAGCGATCCTTAAGCCGGATGGAGCCCTGCTGATACACAGGCCCCGCGGGCATTCGCCTGTGAACTGGCAGCCGCCAGGCTCCAAGTTCGACGTCAAATCTTCAGATGGAAAGGTGGTTATAGACGCTGAGAGGAGCAATCCCTTCGAGAGGGTTACATTAACGTTCAATAGGATAGACCTGCTGGTCTCTTCGAGGTTAAAGGATGAGGCTGAGTTCAGCCTCTACGTGGATGAGCATGACATAAGGGATGCGTTGGTCTTGGAGCCGGATCTATTTGAAGATGGATTTCGCATAATCACCAAGGAGAAGAAGGTTCCGTCAGGCTTCGTGGATCTATTCGGAGTGGATAAACGGGGGAGGTTAACGGTTATCGAGGTGAAGAAGGGCGTGGCGGGGAGAGAGTCCCTAATCCAACTTAAACGCTACATAGACGATTTAAAGAGGAGGGGCGACGCCGATCTCAGAGGAGTCATCCTGGCCTCCGGATTGGCTAAGGGATGCCGGGGCCTCATGGAGTCGCTAGGATTGGAGTTTAAGAGGGTGAATTCAAAGAGGTGTTACGAGGCCCTGATGAGGCATAGGAGGGAGGGCTTCCAGTTGGATTTAAGCAGATGGTTCAGGTCCAGCTGA
- the radA gene encoding DNA repair and recombination protein RadA gives MGLKAEKEGLRYEQVEDIPGVGPATAEKLRELGFHTVESLATATVRELSLAGIGEKQAAKIISEARSSIALTFIRADELMKMRESVLKLTTGSKALDALIGGGVETQSITEFYGEYGVGKSVLCHQLAVNVQLPRDMGGLEGNALYIDTEQTFRPEWIERMAGHLGLSPEKTASNIIYSEAYNSDHQILILEKADKVIKENNVKLIIIDSLTAHFRSEYLGREMLAERQQKLNNHLHRLLRLARAFNAAAVVTNQVMSKPDQFFSMGVEAVGGHIVAHTSHTRIFLRKASRGAIRIARLISSPYLPEGEQIFRITGNGVEDVEEKDLAERR, from the coding sequence ATGGGATTGAAAGCTGAGAAGGAAGGGCTCAGATATGAGCAGGTCGAGGATATACCGGGTGTAGGCCCCGCCACCGCTGAGAAGCTCCGTGAACTAGGCTTCCACACGGTGGAGTCCCTCGCAACCGCTACGGTCAGGGAGCTTTCGCTGGCGGGTATCGGGGAGAAGCAGGCGGCTAAGATAATAAGCGAGGCTAGGAGCAGCATAGCATTGACTTTTATCAGGGCAGATGAGCTCATGAAGATGAGGGAGAGCGTTTTAAAGCTCACCACCGGGAGCAAAGCCCTCGACGCCCTCATAGGGGGAGGCGTCGAAACCCAGAGCATAACCGAGTTTTACGGGGAGTACGGCGTGGGTAAGAGCGTGTTATGCCATCAACTCGCGGTTAACGTCCAGCTTCCAAGGGATATGGGTGGTTTAGAGGGGAACGCCCTATACATAGATACGGAGCAGACCTTCCGACCCGAATGGATAGAGAGGATGGCCGGCCATCTAGGATTGAGCCCCGAGAAGACGGCGTCCAACATTATCTACTCCGAAGCCTACAACAGTGACCATCAAATACTGATACTGGAGAAGGCTGATAAAGTGATAAAGGAGAACAACGTTAAGCTGATTATAATAGATTCCCTGACGGCCCATTTCAGGAGCGAATACCTTGGAAGGGAGATGCTGGCTGAGAGGCAGCAGAAGCTGAACAACCATCTCCACAGGCTCCTCAGGCTTGCGAGGGCGTTCAACGCGGCTGCGGTGGTCACAAACCAGGTGATGTCGAAGCCCGACCAGTTCTTCTCCATGGGCGTGGAAGCGGTGGGTGGACATATAGTGGCCCATACATCCCATACCAGGATATTCCTCAGGAAGGCGTCGAGGGGAGCCATAAGGATAGCCAGGCTGATCTCCTCCCCATACCTTCCCGAAGGCGAGCAGATATTCAGGATAACCGGTAATGGAGTGGAGGACGTTGAGGAGAAAGACCTCGCCGAGAGGAGATGA
- a CDS encoding NFACT family protein: MKKEAMTSFDVKAVVDELQVILQGRRIRNIYQLGGKLFLIRVSPGPIDLILELERRIHSTRFKFEAPLKPSNLCMELRKHLRNSVIEDFLQHEFERIVVLKVKSKEGLLSLIAEIFKRGNMILADEEGLIITAYYFAELKDRRIFRGSPLVYPPSTGIHPRSLEIGHLKAALEKDPSAPVGRAIAGVIPYPRTYLDEALSTAGIHRDKTASQVGDEELKSILSAVKGLFEKHSIDSYTPCIVRDEHGEAVDVVPIPLNLHKGMQLQYFERFNEAADEYFKESYLEGLRSSYAGKLTVELDRMRRILERQRGEEARLREMAARYRLGGDLLKANSPYLEEILRFIRENWRSGELISLLKERFDRDPQAGLVGSIQGIDRKNRRITLLLEGVELEIDPFISPYSSAGLYYEESKRLNAKLERLRELIRENEAKVARGMVEVSEAPHPRMKLRRELKWYERFRWFYSSEGLLVLSGRDTGTNSLLVERYMGSSDLVFHAEIHGSPFTIVKEGGRSAGEDTVQEAAAATASYSRAWREGLTALDVYWVNPDQVSRKAPSGEYLGRGMYMIYGPRNYVRGVPLRLAIGLNLGEGAVRVVGGPPKALDRWSLIYAELTPGDTAPGRIAGEVRRIFADKLGEGLKSAVMNLDVTEFQRLLPPGNSRITGIAKGRNEALPDTP, from the coding sequence TTGAAGAAGGAGGCTATGACCAGCTTCGACGTGAAGGCCGTCGTCGACGAGCTCCAAGTGATCCTACAGGGCAGAAGGATAAGGAATATCTATCAGTTGGGGGGGAAGCTCTTCCTTATACGCGTATCTCCCGGACCGATCGATTTAATCCTGGAGTTGGAGAGGAGGATCCACTCCACAAGGTTCAAGTTTGAGGCCCCCCTGAAGCCCTCGAATCTATGCATGGAGCTGAGGAAACACCTGAGGAACAGCGTCATAGAGGATTTCCTGCAACACGAGTTCGAGCGCATAGTGGTTTTAAAGGTTAAGTCGAAGGAGGGGCTGCTCAGCCTGATCGCCGAGATATTTAAGAGGGGCAACATGATACTCGCGGACGAGGAGGGCTTGATCATCACCGCATATTATTTTGCGGAGCTGAAGGATCGCAGGATCTTTAGGGGGAGCCCACTGGTGTATCCGCCTTCAACGGGGATCCATCCCCGGTCATTGGAGATCGGCCATCTGAAGGCCGCGTTGGAGAAGGATCCTTCCGCGCCCGTGGGAAGGGCCATCGCAGGGGTGATCCCGTATCCCAGGACCTACCTGGATGAAGCCCTATCGACGGCGGGGATCCACAGGGATAAAACGGCTTCCCAGGTAGGGGATGAGGAGTTGAAGTCCATATTGTCCGCGGTTAAGGGGTTATTCGAGAAGCACAGCATAGACTCTTACACTCCATGCATAGTAAGGGATGAGCACGGGGAGGCTGTGGATGTGGTTCCGATACCCTTAAACCTCCACAAGGGTATGCAGCTCCAATATTTTGAGAGGTTCAACGAGGCCGCAGATGAGTATTTTAAGGAGTCCTACCTGGAGGGCTTGAGGAGCTCCTATGCCGGGAAGTTGACCGTTGAACTGGATCGGATGAGACGGATCCTGGAGAGGCAGAGGGGGGAGGAGGCTAGGCTCAGGGAGATGGCTGCCCGATACAGGCTTGGGGGAGACCTGTTAAAGGCCAACTCACCGTATTTAGAGGAGATCCTAAGGTTCATACGGGAGAACTGGAGGAGCGGGGAGTTAATTAGCCTTCTAAAGGAGAGGTTCGATAGGGATCCCCAAGCCGGATTAGTGGGATCCATCCAGGGTATCGACAGGAAGAATAGGAGGATCACCCTGCTTCTAGAAGGGGTTGAACTCGAGATAGACCCTTTCATCTCGCCCTACAGCTCCGCAGGCTTATACTATGAGGAATCTAAGCGTTTAAACGCGAAGCTGGAGAGGCTTAGGGAGCTCATAAGGGAGAACGAGGCCAAGGTTGCAAGGGGGATGGTCGAGGTGTCAGAGGCCCCCCATCCCAGGATGAAGCTTAGGAGGGAGCTTAAATGGTATGAGAGGTTCAGATGGTTCTACTCCTCGGAGGGCTTACTGGTCCTATCCGGCAGGGATACAGGCACGAACAGCCTCCTGGTGGAGAGGTACATGGGCTCCTCCGACCTGGTTTTCCACGCCGAGATCCACGGCTCACCCTTCACCATAGTTAAGGAGGGGGGAAGGAGCGCGGGGGAGGACACCGTCCAGGAGGCGGCAGCCGCTACAGCCTCCTATAGCAGGGCCTGGAGGGAGGGCTTGACGGCCCTAGACGTGTACTGGGTGAACCCGGATCAGGTGAGCAGGAAGGCCCCATCAGGCGAATATTTAGGCAGGGGAATGTACATGATATACGGCCCCAGGAATTATGTGAGGGGCGTCCCATTAAGGCTGGCCATAGGTTTAAACCTCGGAGAAGGCGCGGTGAGGGTTGTGGGGGGCCCCCCGAAAGCATTGGATAGGTGGAGCCTCATATACGCCGAGTTGACGCCCGGCGACACAGCCCCGGGGAGGATAGCGGGTGAGGTTAGGAGGATCTTCGCGGATAAATTGGGTGAAGGCCTAAAGTCCGCGGTGATGAACCTGGACGTAACGGAGTTTCAACGTTTACTCCCCCCAGGCAATTCGAGGATAACTGGGATAGCGAAGGGTCGCAACGAAGCCCTCCCGGATACCCCTTAA
- a CDS encoding dihydroorotase family protein: MTVEADWNVIGRVYMGSIGLMEGGVSLSDGRIVKVGRVSSLPRSREVFKRRGAVIVPGLIDCHVHLRGLNLSYKEDFYTGTCAAAAGGFATVLDMPNTDPPTDSPQRLKDKMGEASRDVVVDVGFHAYPPKNAGELLELRRMGAASIKFYMPILDSARLEEMLPLCGSLDIPVTVHPESRRVIEEAFGEVGRVDSIEDFLYVHSVRAEVEGVREALRAGGRSARIHLCHISSRDALRVVEGARSKGISCSVEATPHHLTLTYKDLARIGAIGLTVPPLRDGRDLDALWSGLMGGGVDVVGSDHAPHSLDEKLGSDLEAVPPGIPGLETTLPLLTTFISQGRLSIDLLVKLLAENPSRIFDLKGKGYIREGFRGDLTVIDLESTHVIRPESFKSKAKYSPFSGFKCKGRAAATFVGGSLAMEDGEVLAKPGSGRVLRNAG; this comes from the coding sequence ATGACCGTGGAGGCGGATTGGAACGTCATAGGCAGGGTCTACATGGGCTCCATAGGCCTGATGGAGGGGGGGGTCTCGCTCAGCGATGGGAGGATAGTCAAGGTGGGTAGGGTTTCAAGCCTACCCCGCTCCCGCGAGGTCTTTAAGCGCAGGGGGGCCGTCATAGTGCCTGGGCTTATAGACTGCCACGTACATCTGAGGGGCTTGAACCTATCCTATAAGGAGGATTTCTACACTGGCACCTGCGCGGCGGCGGCGGGGGGCTTCGCGACGGTCCTGGATATGCCGAACACCGACCCGCCCACGGATTCACCCCAGCGCCTAAAGGATAAGATGGGGGAGGCATCCCGGGACGTGGTGGTGGATGTGGGGTTCCACGCATACCCCCCTAAAAACGCCGGTGAGCTGTTGGAGCTGCGCAGGATGGGGGCGGCCTCCATTAAATTCTACATGCCCATACTTGATTCGGCCAGGTTGGAGGAGATGCTTCCCCTATGCGGCTCCCTGGATATACCCGTAACGGTGCATCCTGAGAGCCGCCGCGTAATCGAAGAAGCCTTTGGGGAGGTGGGGCGTGTGGATTCCATCGAGGATTTCCTTTACGTCCACTCCGTAAGGGCTGAGGTCGAGGGGGTCAGGGAAGCTCTCAGGGCTGGAGGTAGATCCGCGAGGATCCACCTCTGCCATATCAGCTCCAGGGATGCGTTACGCGTCGTCGAGGGGGCGCGCTCCAAGGGGATCAGCTGCTCAGTGGAGGCCACCCCACACCATCTAACTCTGACCTATAAGGACCTGGCCAGGATCGGGGCCATCGGGTTGACCGTCCCCCCCTTAAGGGACGGCCGCGACCTGGACGCCCTGTGGAGCGGGTTGATGGGGGGAGGAGTGGACGTCGTAGGCAGCGACCATGCGCCCCACTCACTGGATGAGAAGCTCGGCAGCGACCTGGAGGCCGTACCCCCGGGGATCCCAGGCTTAGAGACCACCCTTCCATTGTTGACCACGTTCATAAGCCAGGGGAGGCTCAGCATAGATCTCCTCGTCAAGCTCCTCGCCGAGAACCCCTCCCGAATATTCGATTTAAAGGGTAAGGGCTATATAAGGGAGGGCTTCAGAGGCGACCTAACCGTGATCGACCTGGAATCCACCCATGTGATCAGGCCTGAATCCTTTAAATCCAAGGCTAAATACTCTCCTTTTTCAGGCTTCAAATGTAAGGGGAGGGCTGCAGCCACCTTCGTAGGCGGCTCCCTAGCGATGGAGGACGGGGAGGTCCTGGCTAAGCCCGGTTCGGGAAGGGTACTGAGAAATGCGGGATAG
- a CDS encoding Mut7-C RNAse domain-containing protein produces MRDRRFLLDGMLGKLARWLRLLGEEAIYERDMADDDLVAKALKEKLILLTSDEELFRMASSRGVEACLVERRPIHEELRLLAGRYGICLELDPSLSRCPRCGAPLRGASREEVEGSVPPGSFMRYREYWICSNKSCKKVYWRGSHWRNIHKTLRKCGGVRGAGIDEAEAQPRGRGASSQARQEGHSGMAEEPRKDKPP; encoded by the coding sequence ATGCGGGATAGGAGGTTCCTATTAGACGGCATGCTGGGGAAGCTCGCCAGGTGGCTTAGGCTCCTAGGTGAAGAAGCCATCTATGAGAGGGACATGGCCGACGACGACTTGGTGGCCAAGGCCTTAAAGGAGAAGCTCATACTCCTGACTTCAGATGAGGAGCTCTTCAGGATGGCTTCAAGTAGGGGCGTCGAGGCCTGCCTGGTCGAGAGGAGGCCCATCCATGAGGAGCTGAGGCTCCTGGCTGGACGCTACGGGATATGTCTGGAGCTCGACCCGAGCCTCTCCCGCTGCCCCAGGTGCGGCGCCCCCTTGAGGGGGGCGTCGAGGGAGGAGGTTGAAGGCTCTGTTCCACCCGGGAGCTTTATGAGGTACAGGGAGTATTGGATATGCTCAAATAAGTCTTGTAAAAAGGTTTATTGGAGGGGAAGCCACTGGAGAAACATACATAAAACGTTGAGGAAGTGCGGTGGAGTAAGAGGTGCAGGAATTGACGAAGCTGAGGCTCAGCCTCGAGGACGGGGAGCTTCTAGTCAGGCTCGCCAGGAAGGCCATAGTGGAATGGCTGAAGAGCCGCGTAAAGATAAACCCCCCTGA
- a CDS encoding TIGR00296 family protein, protein MTKLRLSLEDGELLVRLARKAIVEWLKSRVKINPPENVDEKLKVNAGVFVTLNRWDKGRSLRGCIGIPYPVKPLIEAVIEAAIDAATGDPRFPPVKLDEMRSIVVEVSVLTPPVEVRVEDPMDYPRRIEIGVDGLIVEKGPFKGLLLPQVAVEWNMDPEEFLSNCCMKAGLPPDSWISKDVKIWKFQASVFAEEEPEGSVRWAMHPGSRV, encoded by the coding sequence TTGACGAAGCTGAGGCTCAGCCTCGAGGACGGGGAGCTTCTAGTCAGGCTCGCCAGGAAGGCCATAGTGGAATGGCTGAAGAGCCGCGTAAAGATAAACCCCCCTGAAAACGTCGATGAGAAGCTTAAGGTGAATGCAGGCGTCTTCGTGACGCTGAACCGTTGGGATAAGGGCCGCAGCCTGAGGGGATGCATCGGAATACCATACCCGGTTAAGCCTCTGATAGAAGCCGTCATAGAGGCCGCCATAGACGCCGCAACCGGCGATCCCCGCTTCCCCCCCGTAAAACTGGATGAGATGAGATCCATAGTCGTAGAAGTCAGCGTCCTAACCCCTCCAGTGGAGGTGAGGGTTGAGGATCCCATGGACTACCCCAGGCGTATAGAGATAGGCGTAGACGGATTGATAGTTGAGAAGGGCCCGTTCAAGGGGCTGCTCCTACCCCAGGTGGCCGTGGAATGGAACATGGACCCGGAGGAGTTCCTGAGCAACTGCTGCATGAAAGCCGGCTTACCCCCGGACTCATGGATCTCCAAGGATGTGAAGATATGGAAGTTTCAGGCCTCGGTGTTCGCTGAGGAG